The genomic window CCGAGTTGCTCGCCCGCCCGCACGGCCATCTCGACGAAGGCCGTGCCGGGCAGCAGCACGGTGCCCATCACCGCGTGGTCGGCCAGCCACGGGTGGGTGGCCAGCGCGAGCCGGCCGGTGAAGACGAAGCCGTCGGAGTCCGGCAGTTCGGCCGCCGCACCGAGCAGCGGGTGGTCGGTGGCGCCCAGGCCCGCCATGGTGACGTCGCCGGCACCCAGCACCGGGACGTCGGGCCAGTAGTGCTCGCGCTGGAAGGCGTAGGTGGGCAGGTCGATCCGCCGGGCGCCCTGGCCCGCGAAGAACGCCGCCCAGTCGACCGGCACCCCCTGGACGTGGAGCCGGGCGACGGCCGTCACCGCGGCCTGCGCCTCAGGGCGGCCCGCCCGCAGCACCGGCACGAACACCGCGTCCCCGGTGACGCACTCCTGACCCAGCGCACTCAGCACGCCGTCGGGCCCGAGTTCCAGGTAGCGGGTGACGCCGCGCGCCGCCAGCGTCCCGATCGCGTCGGCGAACCGGACGGCCTCGCGCACATGCCGCACCCAGTACTCGACCGTGGACGGGTCGGCGTCCTGGTCGAGCGTGGAGACGAACGGGATCCGCGGCTCGTGAAAGGTCAACCGCTCCGCCACCGCACGGAACTCCGCCAGCACCGGCTCCATCAACGGCGAGTGGAACGCATGGCTGACAGCCAACCGCTTCGACTTGCCACCCAGGTGAGCCACCACCTCCAACACCGCGTCCTCGGCACCCGAAAGCACCACCGAGGCAGGCCCGTTGACCGCCGCGACACCCACCTCCGAGCGCCCGGCCAGCAGCGCCAGCACCTCCGCCTCACCCGCCCGCACCGCCACCATCGCCCCACCCGCGGGCAACGCCTGCATCAACCGACCACGCGCGGCCACCAGTTCCGCCGCATCCCCCAGCGACAGCACCCCCGCCACATGCGCCGCCGCCAGCTCACCGATCGAATGCCCCGCCAGGAAGTCCGGCCGCACACCCCACGACTCCACCAGTCGGAACAGCGCCACCTCCAGCGCGAAAAGCGCCGGCTGCGTGTACGCCGTCTCGTCCAGCAGGCCCGCCGCGGTGAACATCGCCTCGCGCAGCGGGCGGTCCAGGTGCTGGTCCAGGTGCGCGAGGACCTCGTCCAGCGCGTCCGCGAACACCGGGTAGGTGGCGTAGAGTTCGGCGCCCATCCCGAGCCGCTGACTGCCCTGCCCGGTGAAGAGGAACGCCGTGCGGCCCAGCGCCGCCGTGCCCTCGACCAGGCCCGGCGCCTGCTCGCCCGCGGCCAGCGCGGCCAGCGCGGCCCGGTGGCCGTCGGCGTCCTGCGCCACCACGACCGCCCGGTGCTCAAGGGCGGCCCGGGTGGTCGCCGACGAGTAGCCGACGTCCACCGGCCGCAGCTGCGGCTCCTGCGACAGGCGGGCGGCCAGCCGCTCGGCCTGCGCGGCCAGCGCCGCTGCTGTTCGGGCCGACAGCAGCCACGGGACCACCGGCGCCGCCACCGCCACCTCGCCGGCCGCCTCCTCGGCGAGCTCCGGGGCCTGCTCCAGCACGGTGTGCGCGTTGGTGCCGCTGATCCCGAAGGAGGACACCGCCGCCCGTCGCGGCCGGCCGGTCTCGGGCCACGGCCGCGCCTGGCTCAGCAGCTCCACCGCCCCGGCCGACCAGTCCACGTGGCTGGACGGCTCGCCGACGTGCAGGGTCCTGGGCAGCACGCCGTGGCGCATCGCCATGACCATCTTGATGATGCCCGCCACCCCGGCCGCGGCCTGGGTGTGCCCCAGGTTCGACTTGACCGAACCCAGCCAGAGCGGCTGGTCCGCGGGGCGGCCCTGGCCGTAGGTCGCCAGCAGCGCCTGCGCCTCGATCGGGTCGCCCAACGCGGTGCCCGTCCCGTGCGCCTCCACCGCGTCGACCTGACTGGCCGTCAGACCGGCCGAGGCCAGCGCCTGCTGGATCACCCGCTGTTGGGAGGGGCCGTTCGGCGCCGTCAGACCGTTCGACGCGCCGTCCTGGTTGACCGCCGAACCGCGCACCAGCGCCAGCACCGGGTGCCCGTTGCGCCGCGCGTCGGAGAGCCGCTCCACCAGCAGCATGCCCGCGCCCTCGCCCCAGCCGGTGCCGTCCGCGTCGTCCGAGAACGCCTTGCACCGGCCGTCGGCGGCCAGACCCCGCTGGCGGCTGAAGTCGATGAACGAGCCGGGGGTGGACATCACCGTCACACCACCGGCCAGCGCCAGCGAGCACTCACCGGCCCGCAGCGCCTGGATCGCCCAGTGCAGCGCCACCAGCGAGGACGAGCACGCGGTGTCCACCGTGACCGCCGGACCCTCCAGCCCCAGGCTGTAGGAGACCCGGCCCGACATCACACTCGCCGCGTTCCCCGTGCCGAGGAACCCCTCGGAGCCGTCCGGAGCGGTCAGGATCAGCGGAAGGTAGTCCTGCCCGTTGGTCCCCGCGAAGACACCCGTCCGGCTGCCGCGCAGCGAGGCCGGGTCGATCCCGGCCCGCTCGAACGCCTCCCACGAGACCTCCAGCAGCAGCCGCTGCTGCGGGTCCATGGCCAGCGCCTCGCGCGGCGAGATCCCGAAGAACCCCGCGTCGAACGCGCCCGCCTCCGCCAGGAAGCCGCCCTCCCGCACGTAGCTGGTGTCGGGGTGCTCGGGATCGGGGTGGTAGAGCGCATCGAGGTCCCAGCCCCGGTTCGCGGGGAAACCGGTGAGCGCGTCCGCGCCCTCGGCCAGCAGCCGCCACAGGTCCTCGGGGCTGCTCACGCCGCCCGGGAACCGGCAGGCCATGCCGACGACGGCGATCGGGTCGTCGTCCACCGGAGCGCTCGCGACGGCCGCGGCCGTCCTGGAGTCCACGACGGTGCCGAGGAGTTCGACGCAGAGCTGCTCGGCCAGCGCGGTCGCGTTCGGGTAGTCGAAGACCAGGGTCGCCGACAGCTTCAGCCCGGTCAGCGCGGCCAGCAGGTTGCGCAGCTCCACGGCGGTCAGCGAGTCGAAGCCCAACTCGCGGAAGGCGCGCCCGGGTTCGACCGTCTCGGGGCCCGGGTGGCCGAGCACCGCGGCCACCTGGGTGCGGACGAAGTCCAGCGCGATCCGGCCGCGTTCGGCCTCGCCCGCGACGGCCAGCCGCCGCCGCAGCGAGCCGCTCTCCCCGGGCGCCCCGCCTCCCGGCTCCGAGGCCGCCAAGGCCTGTACCGCTTCGGGGAGTTCGTCGAAGAAGGTGCTCGGACGGATCGCGGTGTACTGCGGTGCGAACTGCTCCCAGCGGATGTCCGCGACCAGCGCGTACGTCTCGTCGTGGTCCAGCGCCTGCTGCAGCGCGGCGATCGCGAGGTCGGGCGCCAGCGCCGGCAGTCCGCCGCGGCGGATCCGCTCGGTGACCACCTCGTCCACGGCCATGCCGCCCTCGGCCCACGGCCCCCAGGCCAGCGAGGTCGCCGGCAGCCCGGCCGCCCGACGCTGCTGCGCCAGCGCGTCCAGGAAGGCGTTCGCCGCCGCGTAGTTGCCCTGGCCGGGACCGCCGAAGGCACCGGCGAAGGAGGAGAAGAGCACGAAGGCGGAGAGGTCCGACCCGCGGGTCAGCTCGTCCAGGTGGACCGCCGCATCCGCCTTGGCACGCAGCACCCCCGCCAGCCGCTCCGGCGTCAGCCCGTCGAGCACACCGTCGTCCAGCACACCGGCCGCGTGCACCACCGTCGTCAGCGGGAACTCCGACGGGACCTCGGCCAACACCGCGGCCAGCGCCGCCCGGTCCGCCACGTCACAGGCCGCCACCGTCACCCGCGCACCCAGCGCGGTCAGCTCGGCCACCAACTCCGCCGCACCCTCGGCCGCCTGGCCGCGACGGCTGGTCAGCACCAGGTGCGCCGCCCCCGACCGGGCCAGCCACCGCGCCACCTGCGCACCCAGCGCACCCGTGCCACCGGTCACCAGCGCCGTCCCGCGCGGGGCGTACCCCGCCGCCACCGCCTCGGCCCGCGGTGCCCGCACCAACCGGCGCGCCAGCACACCCGAGGGGCGGATCGCCAGGTGGTCCTCGTCGCCCAGGGCGCCACCGAGCACGGCGGCCAGCCGGGCCAGCGCCCGCTCGTCGACCGTCTCCGGCAGGTCGACCAGACCGCCCCACCGCTCGGGATGCTCCTGCGCCACCACCCTGCCCAGGCCCCAGACCTGTGCCTGCACCGCCGACGCCAGTCGATCCGACCGCCCCGTCGACACCGCGCCCCGGGTCAGGCACCACAGCGGCGCCGCAACCCCGACGTCCCCCAGCGCCTGCACCAGCGCCAAGGTGCCCGCCAACGCCGCCGACGCCGACGGCAGTCCGGGCTGCGAAGCCTGCTGCAGGGCGAGCAGCGACACCACCCCGGCAACCGGCTGCCCGTCGGCCAGCAGCCCGGCCAGCTCGGCCCGCCCGACCGCCGCGGCATCCGCCTCGATCTGACGGACCGTCACACCGTGCTCGCCGAGCATCCGTCCGACCGCAGCGGCCCACGCCTCGCCACCCGGCGAGCACTCCGCGCCGGGCGGCGCCACCACGAGCCAGTGCCCCGCGGGCGACGGCCCGCGCGCATCGGTCGCCGTCACGGCCCGGGCGGACTGCGCGGTGGGCCGCCAGCCGATCCGGTACCGCCACCCCTCCACCGTGGAGCGCTCACGACCCTGCCGCCGCCACGCGGTCAGCGCGGGCAGCACCGAGCTCAGCGGCAGATCGCCCGCCACCGCCAAAGTGCTGGTCACCGCCTCCAGGTCGCCGCGCTCGACGGCCTCCCAGAAGCGCGCCTCCACCCCGTCACCGGCGACCTCCTCGGCCGCCCCCGCCTGCGCCCACGCGGCGGCAGTCGGCCAGTAGCGGCGGCGCTGGAAGGCATAGGTGGGCAGCTCGACCCGACGGGCGCCGCGGCCGGCGTAGCCCGCCTGCCAGTCGACGGCCGCGCCCCGCACGAAGATCCCGGCCAGCGCGGTGGTCAGCGCCCGGACCTCCGGGCGGCCGGACCGCAGCACCGGCGCGAACAGCGCATCGCCGGCCAGGCACTCCCGGCCCATCGCGCTCAGCACCCCGTCGGGGCCCAACTCCAGGAAGCTGCCCACCCCTTCGGCCTCCAGCGTCGCCACCGCATCGGCGAACCGCACCGCCTCGCGGACATGCCGCACCCAGTAGTCGGGCGAGCACAGCTCGTCGGCGGAGGCCGGCCGACCGGTGAGGGTGGAGACGATCGCGAGCTGCGCGGGCCGGTAGCTCAGCCCCTCGGCCACCACCCGGAACTCCGCCAGCATCGGCTCCATCAGCGGCGAGTGGAACGCATGGCTCACGCTCAGCCGCTTCGACTTGCACTCCAGCTGCCCGACGACCTCCAGGACCGCGTCCTCGGCACCCGAAAGCACCACGGCGGCGGGCCCGTTGACGGCCGCGATCGCCACGTCCGAACGCCCGGCCAGCAGCGCCAGCACCGCCGCCTCGCCCGCCTGCACCGCCACCATCGCACCACCGGCGGGCAGTTGCTGCATCAGCCGGCCGCGCGCCGCCACCAGCTTCGCCGCATCCGCCAGCGACAGCACCCCCGCCACATGCGCCGCCGCCAGCTCACCGATCGAGTGCCCCGCCAGGAAGTCCGGCCGCACACCCCAGGATTCGACCAGCCGGAACAGCGCCACCTCCAGCGCGAAGAGCGCCGGCTGGGTGTACGCCGTCTCGTCCAGCAGCGCATCCGCCTCGGCCAGCGGCGTCTCCAGATACCGGTCCAGTTCCCCGCAGACCGCGTCGTACGCCGCCGCGAAGACCGGGAACGCGCCGTACAGCTCCGCACCCATCCCCGCCCGCTGACTGCCCTGCCCGGTGAACAGGACGCCCAGCTTGCGCTCGGCCGCCACCCCCCGCACCAGCCCCGCGGCCGACTCGCCCGCCGCCAGCGCCCGCAACCCGCTCAGGAACTCCGCGCGGTCGCCGGCCACCAGGACGGCGCGCTGCTCCAGCGCCGCCCGGCCGGTGGCCAGCGAGTGGCCCACGTCCAGCGGTTCGAGGGCGGGGTCGGCCTCCAGCCGCTCCCGCAGCCGGGCCGCCTGCGCGCGCAGCGCCTCCTCGGTGCGCCCGGCCAGTGGCCAGGGCAGCGCGGCGGGCGCCGCAGCCGCCGAAGGCCCGCTGTCCGCCGCACTGCTCTCACCGCCCTCGCCGGTCTCACCTGCCTCGCCGGGTTCTGCGCTCTCCTCGGCCGGTGCCTGCTCGATGATGGTGTGCGCATTGGTGCCGCTCACCCCGAAGGAGGAGATGCCCACCCGGCGCGGCGCCCCGGTCTCCGGCCAGGGCCGCGTCTCGGTGAGCACCTCCACCGCGCCCGCGTCCCAGTCCACCTGCGACGAGGGCCGGTCCACGTGCAGCGTCTTCGGCAGCACACCGTGCCGGATCGCCATCACCATCTTGATCAGGCCCGCCACACCGGCGGCGGCCTGGGTGTGGCCCAGGTTGGACTTGACCGAGCCGATCAGCAGCGGCCGGTCCGCGGGGCGGCCCTGACCGTAGGTGGCCAGCAGCGCCTGCGCCTCGATCGGGTCGCCGAGCTTCGTGCCCGTCCCGTGCGCCTCGACCGCGTCGACCTGATCGGGCGTCAGCCGCGCACTGGCCAGCGCCTGGAGGATGACCCGCTGCTGGGAGGGGCCGTTCGGCGCCGTCAGACCGTTGGACGCACCGTCCTGGTTCACGGCGCTGCCCCGCACGACCGCCAGCACCGGGTGCCCGTTGCGCCGCGCGTCGGAGAGCCGCTCCACCAGCAGCATGCCCGCGCCCTCGGCCCAGCCGGTGCCGTCGGCGCCGTCCGCGAAGGCCTTGCAGCGCCCGTCGGCGGCCAGTCCCCGCTGGCGGCTGAAGTCGATGAGGTTGCCGGGGGTGTTCATCACCGTGACGGCACCGGCCAGCGCCAGCGAGCACTCGCCGTTGCGCAGCGCCTGCACCGCCAGGTGCAGCGAGACCAGCGAGGAGGAGCAGGCCGTGTCGACGGTGACCGCCGGACCCTCCAGCCCGAAGGTGTAGGAGATCCGCCCGGCGAGCACACTGGCCGCGTTGCCGGTGCCGAGGTAGCCCTCCACGTCGTCGGTGGAGTTCAGCAGGACGGCCAGGTAGTCCTGGCCGTTGGTCCCGGCGAAGACACCGGTGCGGCTGCCGCGCACCGACAGCGGGTCGACGCCGGCCCGCTCGAACGCCTCCCAGGCCACCTCCAGCAGCAGCCGCTGCTGCGGGTCCATCGCCAGCGCCTCGCGCGGCGAGATCCCGAAGACCGCCGGGTCGAAATCGGCGACGTCGTGCAGGAAGCCGCCCTCGCGCGTGTAGGAGGTGCCGGCGTGGTCCGGGTCCGGGTGGTAGAGCGTCTCGACGTCCCACCCGCGGTCGGCCGGGAACTCGGAGATCGCGTCCTGGCCGCCGGCGACCAGCTGCCACAGCTCCTCGGGCGAGGCGACCCCGCCCGGCAGCCGGCAGCTCATCCCGACGATGGCGATCGGTTCCTGGTCCTTCGCCTCCACCTCGCGCAGCCGCAGCCGCGTCTGCGCGAGGTCGGCCGTCACCCGCTTGAGATAGCTGCGGAGGGTCTCTTCATTCGCCATTTCGTGACCTCATTACGGCATTCCGGCTGCGCGCAGGTGCGCCCACACAGAAGGTTTTTCCGAAGCTTTCGGGTGGGCGGCGAACGTTCGACACGGCGCTTTCCGGCGCCACGGTAGAGCGGCCGCCTCAGGCGGCCAACCCCTAACCTCCCCCTAGTAGGGCTTTGTTACGTCCTGTGGTGGGGTTCGGGGGTCGGTGCGCCCGCGCGACGACCCGTCAGCACCCGCAGAACCGCCGTGACTAGGGGTTTTCCGGCCGCCGAACAGGGGGCCAAGGGGTCGAACAGGAGGTCGTTCCGGGCGCCGCGCATTTCCGGCGCGCCTACGCTGGAGCGCGAGCGGAATATGCGAGGCAGAAGCAATCGCACGGGGAAATGCGCCGTGCCATCCACCGGGGAGACGTGTTGAACGAGATGCCTCAGACGCCCGCGCAGCGCGTGGAGATCGACCGGTCGGCGGCGCCCGGCCGGGAGCCCGGGCCGATCGACATCCGCCGCTACTACGCGCACCCCGCGTACTCGGGCATCGCGACCTTCATGGGCGTGCCGCTCTGCCTCAACCAGGAGGACCTGCGGGCCGGGAACGTCGACGTGGCCGTGCTCGGCATCCCGCTGGACTCCTCGGTCGGCCACCGCGGCGCCTCCTACGGCCCGCGGATGATCCGCGCCGACGAGCGCTACGTCTTCAACACCCCCGAAGCCGTGATCAACGCCAGCACCCGGATCAACCCGTTCGACGTGCTCAAGGTGGTGGACTACGGCGACGCCGCCGTGGACCCGTTCAGCACGCCCGACTCGATCGGCCCGATCCGGTCGCTGGTGCGGGAGATCGCGGAGGTCGGCGCGGTGCCGGTGCTCCTGGGCGGCGACCACTCGCTGCTGTGGCCGAGCGTCGGCGCGCTGGCCGACGTGTACGGCCCGGAGAAGATCGGCGTGATCCACTTCGACGCCCACCCCGACTGCCACGACAGCCAGTTCGGCCACCAGGTGACCCACAGCACCCCGATCCGGCGGATCATCGAGGACGAGGGGATCCCGGCGGGCAACGTGGTCCAGGTCGGGCTGCGCACCATCACCGGCCCCGACAACCAGCTCTTCCACTGGATGCGCCGGCAGGGCATGAAGTCGCACTTCATGGCCGAGATCGAGCAGATCGGCTTCACCGCGGTGCTGGAGAAGGCGATCGCCGAGGTCCAGCAGAACGCCGAGTTCGTCTACCTCTCCCTCGACATCGACGTGCTCGACCCGGCCTTCGCCCCCGGCACCGGCACCCCCGAGCCGGGCGGCCTGACCACCCGTGAACTGTTCCCGGCCTTCCGCCGGATCTGCCACGAGACCAAGGTCATCGGGATGGACGTGGTCGAGGTCGCCCCCCACCTGGACCACGGCTACTCCACCACCATGAACGCCCGCCGCGCCATCTTCGAGGGCCTGACCGGCCTGGCGATGAA from Kitasatospora sp. NBC_01250 includes these protein-coding regions:
- a CDS encoding agmatinase family protein, producing the protein MPQTPAQRVEIDRSAAPGREPGPIDIRRYYAHPAYSGIATFMGVPLCLNQEDLRAGNVDVAVLGIPLDSSVGHRGASYGPRMIRADERYVFNTPEAVINASTRINPFDVLKVVDYGDAAVDPFSTPDSIGPIRSLVREIAEVGAVPVLLGGDHSLLWPSVGALADVYGPEKIGVIHFDAHPDCHDSQFGHQVTHSTPIRRIIEDEGIPAGNVVQVGLRTITGPDNQLFHWMRRQGMKSHFMAEIEQIGFTAVLEKAIAEVQQNAEFVYLSLDIDVLDPAFAPGTGTPEPGGLTTRELFPAFRRICHETKVIGMDVVEVAPHLDHGYSTTMNARRAIFEGLTGLAMNRLKIAGPNYLNPIVSGQVKFPMG